acattttattttaacaattatttagagaaatattataacactattattataaaattgtctTTTTATTGGCCTTGGAGCTAAACCATATGTTCAAAATATTGCCTGTCATAATATTAGAATATCGAAGATATCAAACTATTGCTTGTCTTAATCGTATCGTTGACGTGTACCGAACTTTCTCAACTCATCGCTATTATTAGAATGTTTACATTTTTGAGCCTAGTAGATTTTTTGCATTGTCAATTATGTTTAATCGTAaggtgaaattaaaataaaaagatctacaataatataattttcacgTTATCCTCCTGTGATCTTTATATgaatgtataatttttaacgaatAGAATAAAACATACATATGTTCAAATAAAATGTACGGTATGCATACGTTTTATGTACTcgcataattttttaaataacgaTCTCCGCGCCAtagaattgaaatttttaattctatttgcCAAAAACTATTATATAACAACCGGAATAGGTCACAAATTCGATATAGGTAGCTCAAAACAAAGTTCAACCCAAATGGGTATTCGTGCGTAAATTTTACACACGATCACACAAACGCACTCGTACCTTTTTGAGTAGGTGTACGCGTGTGTTTTGAACACACGGGAAACATGTGGCGATTTATATATGCGCatatgtaatggtatatatttTTACGGCGCGAAAATGCAAAGATTGAAGTCGCCAGAAGCAATTCCTCATTGATTCCGCGAACGAAGACTTGGAAACTTGGCTGGCGCGTCTCCcgattctctttctctctctgtatTTACAATCTCCAAATAAATGCACGTGTACGGGGCGCGCTATTTTTGTGTCGATAGAGGACGATTTGCTCCTCCGTTAATCGAAGAGCCATTCGTTATTTATTGGAATTTTCTGATCGAAGATCCATCGGGAGAGCACTTTTCGATTctattttaaattctattttaaaaacTCGATATCTTACTTTAAAATTTTACTCTGAATCTTATTTTAAATGTTCGTATTTGGTAATTGTTAAATAGTCATTTTTCTcttcattatttaaaatattttacaagtaAAACGAGAACTCGATATTGCGTTTCTTAATCTGTCAATGTTCACTTAATtgcttattattttttattaattttctaatttccagTCAGTCCTTTTTGTAACGTCTTCTTAGCAGAAGTATTTTTTCTAAGAATCTTTCTTAAAGTACTCTACATTTTTCTTGACCTATTCTACATTAGCTTTAAATATTTTCTCAGTCCTTTCACTTTACTCTAAGCTTTACCATGTTTTACTTTGTCGTGATTATTGTCGGTAGACACACGGCGTAAAATCTTAGTTTATCCCGGATTTAACGAATTTATAATTAGTAATATCATTTCTTGTTTAAATTAAttcatgtaaattatattagtAAGTGAGAAAGGTAAGCATGTCGAGTCACGAGTGTTAATAGAGTGAATGTCAATTTATCTATTTAGTAATATTCCTCGTGATTCTGTGATCTGCTAATGCAGCAATCAATGTGACATCATTCTCCATTTCCGCCAAGAATCCAAGCGTCGAGTGTAGGATATAAATCGTGCGTAAATTAAAGATCATCAAGCTTCCGGTATTTTTTTCCATCatcgtttaatttttaagaTTAAACTGTTTTAAGGCTTCTAAGTGCATATTTGatccttttaaattttctctGACTGTATTGCAATTAGATTCGTTAGTTTCAAACAGCTTCAGGATTGTGTGTGTTGTCGCTTGTTTTATGGGGGGACATTGTCCAAGtatttaaaattgaattttcacCTAATTAAATTCTTTAGctactatataaagatatatactaaaGAAATAGGACGCAAAATATTgtgtaaaatttaataaaagaaaactgGTACAAAATCTAATAATAAATTGTATGGAAGCATTGactcaataaataataattctttagcCAAATAAAAGTATCCTTCTGTACATAATTACTCTATACATTTTTTAGGAATTTAATTATTAGACTATGGATGTTTATCCATTTATGGAAACTTTATAAAAAAAGTGCGTATAATGCTTAAAAATATACGAAACattcgaatatttcattgtaatatttatattatagtaCTTAAGACAGATTTCTATTTAGGTTCTACTTCTTTAGTTCAATTTAGTTCATAAAAGTATGCATAAAGATCCACTGTCTATCAATTATCTCAACTGAAATAGTAACACGGTGATACTTGGCAGTTATTAATACTCGACGAAGAAGTAAGTGGCATATAAGAAACAAAAATCTGTCAAAGGAAGTAAAACTGGACGTGAATAGTCAGACAAGGTCCCCCTCTTGCATTCTACTGCACCTAGATGTACTAATATACAGTAATGAACAAAAGTATCAGCACAAACCAGATTTTCGTGTAAAATTCTGTGTAAACTTATAAAATTCACGGTtccttttgaaaaaaaaaaaattctcttTTGTTGCATCGTCAAAATTCATTAAGCAGTTGtgctataaaaataaataataagaaataataaaataataaaaaatgtataaattatatcAATAACATTAGTTATGCAAACTAATATTATCAAATAAGTTAAAGAAACACAacaatcaaatatttttcaaaaatcttATATCTTCGAATCTATCGAGTTATTTATTTCTACAGCTATTTTATATTGAAATGCTTCTGACATGAAGATACTTCTTCTAAATTGATCAATCGTTTCCAAACTCTACTTCTCAAATAGCGCATTTCGTAATTATAAAACCATTTAATAACATTCAAGttttatacgtttatacgtTGATGTGATAAAGAAAGAAGTACATATTTCGTatttagaaacaatttattCTTTTTGCCCGCAAAAACAATGGATTAAACGATAGactaaagaaaagaagaaagagaaaaaagatggGAACtagtttatttctattttataacaACAGCGCcgatataatagaatatttgatTTTACAAAAATTGAGCTCAGTatacaataaaatgaaattgttgTAAGTCTAACTATAATTTTGCACGATTTTGGTCAGATTTTATCCTGTTCTACCTTCCATCTGGTACCTAACAATTTAAGCATTCAAGATTTTAGTTCTATAGTTAAGCAGCGTATTTCACAAGAACGTTGAGCAAAGAATCGTGTTTTCCCAAATTCACACATAAGTTTATAGAAAATAGGATGTTATGTGCCAACAATTTTGTTCATCACTGTATGCTACTATTCAAACTTCGTGCACAGTCCGGCTGGTGCAAGCTACACGCTACTGCGCGTCAAAAAAGGATCAACAAAAGAAGGGCTGTGACTCACTGCTTTATTCGGGCTTTGGCACGACCTTCTAGCGACTCTGAACGTCCGTCCGCAAAACGTGTTCGCGCGCAGAGCGCGACTCGAGGCTtattaaaagaagaagaacaaaaaaagaaaaagaaaagaagaaaagaaaattaagaaaaaaaatgaaacatgAAACAAACAAGAGTGAAAAGCGCACATGGGGCGTTTCTTCGACGCGAAACAAGAGAGGAAACTTTCTCCGTGAGAGAACGCGCGCCCCTTTTCGTGCTGAACACGCGAGCAATAATCATTTTAGCATTCAGTCTTGTTTCCTCGACGAACGACCTTTGACGTTGGCTCATCTTTTCTCTCTTCAAATTCATGCAGATCCACTGCTTTcaatgatttttctttttttttttttttgttcttttttaagtttctatatgaagatttattatttttatttttcacttcACTTGAACTTCCTTTGGTAGCTTCGAAGCTTCACTTAATGTCTTCTCTGTACTGTAAGTCGCGTCATACACAACAAACAATGTTGTTAATTAGTTATGTATAATTCTCGTCGTTAGTTGATATCTCCTCTGTCGAAATGCACATAGATCAACTGGTTTCAATAACTcctctttttaatttctatacgaatatttattattttttatgctCACTTCACTTTAACGTATGTATGCATGTATGGCTTTCGACGTTGGCTTGATCTCCTCTGTTAAAATCCACGCAGATCCACTGCCTTcagtaatttttctttttttttttttgttgttgttgtttccTTTTTAAGTTTCTACATGAAgatctattatttttatttgtcaCTTCACTTAAACTTCCTTTTGGTAGCTTCGAAGCTTCACTTAATGTCTTCTCCGCATCACAACAAGCAACGCTGCcaattaaatattacaacgttatcTATCACTTGTTCCTCCTCACACAGTTTTATATCCATTTTTTCTACTCGTTCCCTTTGATTTCTTAATTTATGAAAGACACTCTGCAACGTCGCGAGCAGATCGATAATTGTCCAAGACGAACCTTAGATTCGGACACGATACTAGAGATCTTCTCCTAAGACAGGAGGATAATTACAATTATCGATGACTAGAAATCGTGAATTTTTTCCACAACCAGAATCGTTAGTATAAAACAAATCATCCAGCTGCACCAAGAAATAGCGGATCCCATCGAAGAGGATCCAATATGACGTCCTGTATTCCTCAAATACACGTCACGCTAAATAAATGAAGAGATTCAAACCAGTTTTATTACTGATTATCCGTCCTCGTGGCTTCCTCGAACAAATCGTCGAACACTTTGTCAACATCTGCGGTGTTCACGTTTAGTAATGGCATTTGTTGAGAGGTAGTTATCGAAAGACACAATTTTTCATCGGATAAACCAGGCATAGTACGACTACGAGACAGTCCAACCATCCCTTTAGACGCAAATCTAGGTGATCTTCTGTGTTTCAAAGAATCTTTCGATTCTACATGATCACCTGGTTGATCGAAATACTGTCTGATCTTATCTTCCATCTTCTTGACGCTGTCCGCCATTGACGACGCTTCAAATTGTTTGGATCTCAATTTCTGAGAAGACGGAGACTTTGGTTTGGGTGGTTTTGGATGAGAGCTTTGAAACGAAGATGTTGATGCTGGTGTGTTTATTTTAGGTGCTCGAGGATAACGATTGGAGAGAGCCAATTGGTGCCAGGACTCTGATTTCGAGAGCACTATAGATCTAGAAGTTTTATTCGCACAAGATACCAAATATTCGTCACTGGAGTCGATTGGTACCGCTCCATTTGGAACTGGAGAACGTTCCTTGTGAATTGATTTCGATTGAGGGTTTGGCACCTGTTCGTAAGCTTCCCGTAAAGCAACCACCCTGTTCACGGTCACTGGTCCTGGTGAACGCGCCCGAGGTGGCTCTGGCTTCTTTTGAGGAACTGGTGTTAGATATTTAAATCGACTTGGTCCTTGGGAACCTGTCGGTCGATCGAAGTTTGCTGGTTGATTGTATCTTTGTTCCTGGTGAATTATATTCGATTGTTGATGGTGAATATTTTGATTAAAAGTCGATTGTGGATGGTGCACATTCTGATTCATGTTTACAGGTTGTTGATGACTTAATGGAATATTTGGTTGCTTGTAACTTTGCTGTTGATGACTTGGTGCAATATTTGATTGATCGAAACTCTGTTGCTGGTGACTGGATGCAATATTCGGTTGATTAAAACTCTGTTGCTGATGATTCAACACAGTGTTTGATTGATTACAACTTTGTTGTTGAGGAACTAAATTAGGAGATTGACTCGAGGATTTAGTCTGAGCTTGACTAACAGTCAGGTGTTGTCCAAAATTAGAAGATTGATGAGGTTGATCATTCAAAGAAGTGATTTCATTCTGCAGGCGACGAACCAAGCTCTGTTGCAGTAAGTTATGTCGACGAATTTCGTCCTCTGAAGCAATAGTCTCGTTGGTTGGTGGTCTAGACCTGGACCAAGAAAATTGTGAAGGAGAAGGTGACGAAGACGTCCTAGAATCCACTGCCACTTCTTCTGATCGAGGTTCAGGACTATCCACGGACGATGCAACCGTTGCAATAGCACACGTGTACCTTGTAACCACTCCAATATCTGGGCTGATATCTtgattttgaatattttcatcATCCGGGAAAGTCGAACTTTCTATAGGCCAATCTGGTGTCTTCTGAAGATCCTCTTTTTCTTCTGCTGCATTTGATATTTCGTCAGATGGATTGTTACCATTAAATAAAACAGAAGGAACCAAAGCAGAAGAATATTTTTGGTTATCTTCAGACTCGTAACTATTCACAGGATTTGCAGACAATTGTTTCTCATAATTCTGCGTTTCTTGAAAAGGCAAGGATTCTCTGAAACCTTGCTCACTAGGAATCTGACGTACACCAGGAACCACTACAGGATTATTATACTCAGAACCACTGGATACAGTATGATAATTCTGATTGTGATCCAGAATAAATCTCTGATGATTTTCAGACACCTGATCAGAGTCCGACTGCTCGCAAAATAAAGGTCTCCATTGTTTTTCACTTTCTACATCACTTACTGATATCGTTGGTCTATCCAATTTGTTAGAAGTCTGTACAGCGGCGTTACTACAAACCAAGGTCTGACCTTTTGAAATTTTGGGCGTCACTCTGAAAGATCTACCTTCGTTCTGATGCTCTTCGTTTATTCCAGTTTGCACGGCCACTGATGAACTACCTCTCAATGTAGTATCTGCAAAATTATTCTCACCAAATCGATTCTCACGATCTTTTCCAGTTTTTATCGCTTCGAATATGTCTTTAGATCCTCGATGCTCCATAGGAGGATACTCGTGAGTCTGAACACGTTTGTCTGGAACTACTTTGAAAGAAATCTTGCCATCCACCACTCCAGTAACGTTGTCTCGTTGAGCCAGTTCTCTTTGGCGCTGTTCTTCGAGTTTCTTCGTTTCCATGGAAGTTTTTCCAACGAATGGCGCGAACTGTTTGCAAAAAGATCGATAATCCAGTTTACCGTTCTCTGTAACCGTGTTATTGGCTCTGTTCTCGTTTTTCTCGTGTTCTATCCACGGTGGTCGAGGAAAACTAGGTTTCTCTACATTGGCTCTAGAAAATTTCGGAGATTGTTGCGTTGTGTCCTTATCAAACATCATTCTAGCTTTTTCTTTCAGTGTATTTGTCGGTACTGGGACGTTCTTTGACCAATGGTAGGATGGAGGAACCTTGGATGGAGATCCTGGCGAAGATCTTTCTATTTTACGAAAAGGAGAGGAAGGGGCATGCCTGAAACCTGTTGACTCCATCTTCATCTGAGGATTTGGCGCAGAATAGTTTGAATAATTTGGAGTAGAATTAGAGTAAACTTGTGCCTGAGCAGGGAACATTTTATTGGCTCGAAACTTTAAAGAAGGTTTATTATCCTTCTCTTCACTCATCGTTGGTTTATCAAAGGTTGTTTTAATGTTGGAAAACTTACTGTTCCAGTTTTCGTTAGTCAGTGACGACATATCCATGGTGCGTCCAAACGTCTTGAAGGGAACTACTGGTGCAACTGATGGTGTTTCGTTGTTTTTAGTAATTAAAGCcaggaattttctatcgttttctGTCTTAGGTTGAAAAGTAGGAACGGTAACGTTGCTGGAATTGAACGATTTGTCTCCAACACTAATTGGCTTTCTTAAGGACAAACAGCCCGTAGCTTCATGTCCAAGAGTCTCAGCTTGAAGCTTCAAGTAACTAGGAATATCAATAGTGTTCGCACGTTTGATCTTCGACTTTTTTGCACTAAATTTGTTACTATTCCCGTATCTTCCACTACTTGAAGCTAACTCAGCCCGTTGCCGAAGAATAGCCGCCAATTTGCTTACGCGACTTCTTTCATCGCTATCTTCAATAATATTCTCGTTATTCTCTTTCTCTTGATAATTGTTAGCTCTATACGGAGCCTGGTACATATTTAGCTCTCCAACAGTCTTAGTATCAGCTGCATCCACCTGTTGGATCCCACGACACACACAATTATTGTCCCTAATTTCTTTATTCTTATCCTCTAGTAACTGTCTTTGATTTATCGCGTCTTTCGTGCATTTATCACGAACTTCCTCCGGCTTTCTGTCAATCGCACTAACTGTAGATATATTCTGTTCCTTCTGTTCCTTTATAACAGGCGAAATCTCTCCCAAAGGGAGACTATTTCTTTCCTCTTCTAACCACTTCCTAGCCTTCGCCAATTCTTCCGTAGAAACACCAATAGTGTGTCTAGTTCCTCTTCGTCTCCTGCtcaaagacgtcgaaggaagcACAGGAATCTTCACCGTGGTCTCCTCAGGCATCTGTAGCCTAGACAACAAACTAGATACCAACCTTAATAACTGCAATTTACTCGTAGGATCAGAAGCTGCGCCGTGTTTTGCGAGCGCATTCACGTCGATTTTCTCTAAAGTCTCTCGAAGACGGGACAAAGCAGTCTGTATATCCGATAGTAACAAATCTTCGAGGAATTTCAAGTCTTTCTTCAATTCTGGTTCCTTGCAGTTGCCCAGAACTTGTTCCATGGAAGTACGAATCCGGAAGTCCTCTTCGGAGTCGACACCAGAGTCTTCGGGAAGCGCTGGCGGTTCGTCCTCGCGGCGACCCCCTAGGGAGAGCTCGAGAGCCGCGCGTAGACGTTCTACCAGTAGCGGCAATGAATTCCACTCACCGACTGGCTGGTTCTCGTTTCGTCCATCGATGGTACCTGTCGCAGTCCCTTCTTTTCTTGTCGAGGTTTCCTCTCGTTTGATTTTCTCGTCGTTGTCCACGGTGCTCGAACTcgctgaaaaagaaacgacACGAGACGAGGGTTGAACCCAGAGACGACCTGAGGACACACAGCGCAGAGACGGCACACGAGGAAGCACGATACACGAAGGatctatttttctcatttttgattcccttttttttttttatttttttttattttgacaGTATACGAAGGAAGATCTATTTTTCTCATCTTTGTGTCCTTTTTATATTCTATGTTTATTTGACGATACACAAGGAAGCACGAAAGACGAGAGGAGATGTACTTTTTTCATCTTTGAATCTTTTCTATCGTTTAGATTAGTTAACACTGGTTTTAAAGGTACACGAGGAAGTACGATACACGAAGGAATATCTACCTCTCTCGTCTCTGatacctttttatttttctgttaTACCTTTTACGTACGTTGTCTTTCTTTACTATGATTTTTTTTTGGTCACACTAGAAAGGGTATTTGATATTTCTTATTTGTTGATTTTTCTAGCGAGACCAGAGAGAATCAAGAGTCGTGTGGAAGTAGAATAAGTCGGTGTGTGTTGGCTCGAGACGCAAAAGGAACGCGTGAAACGCGTTTTCGCGAGGAGGAGCCGCTTAGCTTGACCGGCAGTCGCGCTCGCTTTATTTAAAAGCCACGGGATTCTCCGCGGGGATTTATTTTCGGTCGCTCGTTCAGCGCCTCGCGGAGCTGCCCACCGGAGGAGAGAGAGCCCTGACGAATCGTGAACGACGCCGCGCAGCGAGACGAGAGATCGGCCCCATATTAGCAGCTAATTCGAAATTCAAACCAGTTCGATACTCCATCATTCGTTCCTTTTCACGTTTTTCTTCTTTAAAAAGAAGACGTTTCTTTGGGTTGATTTGTAAAAGTTGATACGAAGACGATATTGCAGATATACGTAAGGAGAGTAGGTTTTTACTTATGGGTCTTATTGGTGGTTAGCTTCTTTGGTAAGGAGCCAGATGGATCAACCTCTTCGTTATTACACCAATTTTATAGATAACGTTCGGATTGGCTGAGATTCTTCTTAACCGATAACTAAGAAAGTGGAATTATATCTTCGTTTTGATAAGaggattttttatatttctattctGTAGTGTTTCATTTTGAAGTTGGAAATTCGGCGAGTTGTTCTAAAGAGTTCTTGTAGATTCTAATTGTGTCCATGGTACAGTGattaacataattaaaataACAGCGATTCTAGTTTGCATAAAATATAAGTATGTACGGTACTATTCAAAAATAAATGGGCAACTGTTTAATTTTGACAAGATCTAATTTATAATTACTAAATTATAGATAAATCAAAGTACGATAATTGTATTCCTTTTACCATAGTTCCTGACatgaaaattttcatttatattctaattctataagaagataagaaatactacttctaattattaatttcttattaaCTTTTACAGTTTAGTAAAATTCACGTACTACTTCGTTCAAAATAGCCAAGAAATAAGTAACTGGTTGAACGCGAACGAGTGTAAAAACTTGAGAATCAAGTCAAGTAAATACCAGGTTACATTGATCAAGATATTTCAAGTTTCTTGAATTCATACATTTAGATTAATCTGAAAGAGCTTAAAACTCAAAGTGTTCGGATTGCTATAAACAGCTAGtgcatttaatttatattaaataacattTAGCTCCTTAACGTATAAATCTTTCCTCGGTTTacgaattttttataataattatctaGCACTTTATAATAGCTAATTGACACTGGAACACtgaaaataaatgtataatatatcttttatattatacatattaagatattttagtATAAGACTGTTTAAGTTCATAAAAATAAGTGAATAAAATAATCGATAGACTAAAAACAATCTATTACACATAGATCCACATATATCAGAGGTATGTGCATTAAGTGGTTAAATAAAGTGCCTAATTTATCCAGATCGTAGCATAGTACTCTTTATAGCGTAAAGATCGATAGAAAATAACAATTATATAGGTTTGTTAAATCGAAGTTAGGTGATTGTTTAGTCAGAAGATAACAGACTAAAGCACAAGGATTTAACAATCCTTGAAATTGCTTCGCGTTTCATTTCACACGCAACTAACAACCACGGAATGCGTTGAGCTAGATTTGTTCGATTCGAAACAGGTGATCCATCTATCCTCGAATTACCGTGCGTCACGAACCTGGTTGTGCGGCCTCTTTCTTCTCTATTTCCATCGATTTCCTCTCGTTCTCCACGTACGtctccttctctttttcctctttgaATAATTCCTCCTTGGTCTCTTCCGGATATTCTTTTACGGTTTCCTTTGGAATATCCTCGTGGGTGTCTAAATATTCCACTGTGTTTGATTTTCCACTCTCTCCCTCGACGATGTTCTGGAAATTATGGTTCTCCACGACGTTTTGAATATCTGGAAAAATTTAATGGCATTAAAATGGACCGTGTCAGATGAAGAGAATGAAGCAGTTTTTTTTTATCAACAATGGATCTGCACACCTTTCATTTATATCAAGATATAGTGATTACAAAAAAGTATTGGCACGTGGCTTTATTTCCCAGTAAAGAGGCTTATCAGGCTCTACATTTTATTCTTAAACAGTCAAATTtttgtagttacacgaaagtattagcaaataatatgaaatttaataaacttgAACCTAATGAATTTGTACGTGAATGTTATAATGGACACAATAATGTGCTAATACTTTTTGCAGCTGTAAATAGCGATAgattactaatatattataaatgtagTATTGTATTCGATGACTTTCTCGAATTTTTCTGAGGCTATACTGTTAAAGGGTTAACGTAGCAGAAAACACAGCAATGGTTACATCGCAGAAAGATGTACGTActtcgttttattttctttctttcgtttttttctttttttaacttttCCTTTTTTAGTAGTCACGTGCAGAGAACGTCCTTTAACAATTCAATGTGATGAATTGAGAAAAGAATGTCAGGATTcaaagatgagagaaaagagaagaagtaATGTTTCGTTAATGATGTTACGTTTTACAGACAATCGTACGCCCTATCGTATTTATTCAGAAGCCGCGATCATCGTACATTTTTCCCTGAGTTAACGTAGACCAATTTCGCTCGTTCATTATCTATCATACGATACTCGAATAATCGTAGGCCAAAGATATTCAAAGAAGATCGTGACGCCAGCTCGTAAAGAAGACCTCACCTTCCGCCTCCGACATTTTGATCCTCTGGATCTTCGACTGGCTGCCTGGAACCCAAAGCAAACATCGTTCTTCAAGCGAGCTGTCGATATTCGTAAGGTATTACAAGcgtagtaaaaataaatcgaTGAAATAACAAACGAACTCGAACGAACAGTATGATtcttcatttctttttctttttataacgtTCATTTTACATCTGTTACATATTACAAAAAGATTTgtatattgctttttatttgctATTTCACGTTTATTCTGTTATTGATTTGAAGTTTCTTCTCGGttaaacattatttttttatttttatttaatttcaataacaATCTGTTCTTAGTTAGAATGATTTTTCTAGCTTTGTTTGTTGGTTCTGTTTCAAGTTTCTCATATTAGAGAAAAATCTTTCGTTATTTCTCTGTTGAAACTTTTTTATTCaactaaaatttcaatttattttgtcTTGTTTCTTGATCTTTATCTGAATTCTAAAAGTAATAGTGATTTATTGTTTCGAGTTTTGTTACTAGCTCCGTTTGAACTTTCTCGCATTAGAACAGAATCTTACACTTTTGctcttgaaatttttattcaactacgatattaatttatttctactTTAATAAATTTCCTTTGCTTGTGTTTTATTAGTTATTTATTTTCCAACTTCTCCACgtgaataaaagaaattttctccttttctttacCAATCGCACTATTCAATTATGATCTTAATCTATTTTTGCCTAATTTCTCCATTACCCCGTTCCGCTCTAATTTTTCTAAGATAAAGACAGAAATTTTCACTTTATTCTTCTTCCAAATCCTATTCAATATTAATCTAGT
Above is a window of Bombus affinis isolate iyBomAffi1 chromosome 5, iyBomAffi1.2, whole genome shotgun sequence DNA encoding:
- the LOC126916063 gene encoding uncharacterized protein LOC126916063 isoform X4; this translates as MEIEKKEAAQPASSSTVDNDEKIKREETSTRKEGTATGTIDGRNENQPVGEWNSLPLLVERLRAALELSLGGRREDEPPALPEDSGVDSEEDFRIRTSMEQVLGNCKEPELKKDLKFLEDLLLSDIQTALSRLRETLEKIDVNALAKHGAASDPTSKLQLLRLVSSLLSRLQMPEETTVKIPVLPSTSLSRRRRGTRHTIGVSTEELAKARKWLEEERNSLPLGEISPVIKEQKEQNISTVSAIDRKPEEVRDKCTKDAINQRQLLEDKNKEIRDNNCVCRGIQQVDAADTKTVGELNMYQAPYRANNYQEKENNENIIEDSDERSRVSKLAAILRQRAELASSSGRYGNSNKFSAKKSKIKRANTIDIPSYLKLQAETLGHEATGCLSLRKPISVGDKSFNSSNVTVPTFQPKTENDRKFLALITKNNETPSVAPVVPFKTFGRTMDMSSLTNENWNSKFSNIKTTFDKPTMSEEKDNKPSLKFRANKMFPAQAQVYSNSTPNYSNYSAPNPQMKMESTGFRHAPSSPFRKIERSSPGSPSKVPPSYHWSKNVPVPTNTLKEKARMMFDKDTTQQSPKFSRANVEKPSFPRPPWIEHEKNENRANNTVTENGKLDYRSFCKQFAPFVGKTSMETKKLEEQRQRELAQRDNVTGVVDGKISFKVVPDKRVQTHEYPPMEHRGSKDIFEAIKTGKDRENRFGENNFADTTLRGSSSVAVQTGINEEHQNEGRSFRVTPKISKGQTLVCSNAAVQTSNKLDRPTISVSDVESEKQWRPLFCEQSDSDQVSENHQRFILDHNQNYHTVSSGSEYNNPVVVPGVRQIPSEQGFRESLPFQETQNYEKQLSANPVNSYESEDNQKYSSALVPSVLFNGNNPSDEISNAAEEKEDLQKTPDWPIESSTFPDDENIQNQDISPDIGVVTRYTCAIATVASSVDSPEPRSEEVAVDSRTSSSPSPSQFSWSRSRPPTNETIASEDEIRRHNLLQQSLVRRLQNEITSLNDQPHQSSNFGQHLTVSQAQTKSSSQSPNLVPQQQSCNQSNTVLNHQQQSFNQPNIASSHQQQSFDQSNIAPSHQQQSYKQPNIPLSHQQPVNMNQNVHHPQSTFNQNIHHQQSNIIHQEQRYNQPANFDRPTGSQGPSRFKYLTPVPQKKPEPPRARSPGPVTVNRVVALREAYEQVPNPQSKSIHKERSPVPNGAVPIDSSDEYLVSCANKTSRSIVLSKSESWHQLALSNRYPRAPKINTPASTSSFQSSHPKPPKPKSPSSQKLRSKQFEASSMADSVKKMEDKIRQYFDQPGDHVESKDSLKHRRSPRFASKGMVGLSRSRTMPGLSDEKLCLSITTSQQMPLLNVNTADVDKVFDDLFEEATRTDNQ
- the LOC126916063 gene encoding uncharacterized protein LOC126916063 isoform X1, producing the protein MAPPPPPPPKTTITTGTKSLVAERLVLAQSPVRAVPQYTDTVPLILQGSQSKIQRIKMSEAEDIQNVVENHNFQNIVEGESGKSNTVEYLDTHEDIPKETVKEYPEETKEELFKEEKEKETYVENERKSMEIEKKEAAQPASSSTVDNDEKIKREETSTRKEGTATGTIDGRNENQPVGEWNSLPLLVERLRAALELSLGGRREDEPPALPEDSGVDSEEDFRIRTSMEQVLGNCKEPELKKDLKFLEDLLLSDIQTALSRLRETLEKIDVNALAKHGAASDPTSKLQLLRLVSSLLSRLQMPEETTVKIPVLPSTSLSRRRRGTRHTIGVSTEELAKARKWLEEERNSLPLGEISPVIKEQKEQNISTVSAIDRKPEEVRDKCTKDAINQRQLLEDKNKEIRDNNCVCRGIQQVDAADTKTVGELNMYQAPYRANNYQEKENNENIIEDSDERSRVSKLAAILRQRAELASSSGRYGNSNKFSAKKSKIKRANTIDIPSYLKLQAETLGHEATGCLSLRKPISVGDKSFNSSNVTVPTFQPKTENDRKFLALITKNNETPSVAPVVPFKTFGRTMDMSSLTNENWNSKFSNIKTTFDKPTMSEEKDNKPSLKFRANKMFPAQAQVYSNSTPNYSNYSAPNPQMKMESTGFRHAPSSPFRKIERSSPGSPSKVPPSYHWSKNVPVPTNTLKEKARMMFDKDTTQQSPKFSRANVEKPSFPRPPWIEHEKNENRANNTVTENGKLDYRSFCKQFAPFVGKTSMETKKLEEQRQRELAQRDNVTGVVDGKISFKVVPDKRVQTHEYPPMEHRGSKDIFEAIKTGKDRENRFGENNFADTTLRGSSSVAVQTGINEEHQNEGRSFRVTPKISKGQTLVCSNAAVQTSNKLDRPTISVSDVESEKQWRPLFCEQSDSDQVSENHQRFILDHNQNYHTVSSGSEYNNPVVVPGVRQIPSEQGFRESLPFQETQNYEKQLSANPVNSYESEDNQKYSSALVPSVLFNGNNPSDEISNAAEEKEDLQKTPDWPIESSTFPDDENIQNQDISPDIGVVTRYTCAIATVASSVDSPEPRSEEVAVDSRTSSSPSPSQFSWSRSRPPTNETIASEDEIRRHNLLQQSLVRRLQNEITSLNDQPHQSSNFGQHLTVSQAQTKSSSQSPNLVPQQQSCNQSNTVLNHQQQSFNQPNIASSHQQQSFDQSNIAPSHQQQSYKQPNIPLSHQQPVNMNQNVHHPQSTFNQNIHHQQSNIIHQEQRYNQPANFDRPTGSQGPSRFKYLTPVPQKKPEPPRARSPGPVTVNRVVALREAYEQVPNPQSKSIHKERSPVPNGAVPIDSSDEYLVSCANKTSRSIVLSKSESWHQLALSNRYPRAPKINTPASTSSFQSSHPKPPKPKSPSSQKLRSKQFEASSMADSVKKMEDKIRQYFDQPGDHVESKDSLKHRRSPRFASKGMVGLSRSRTMPGLSDEKLCLSITTSQQMPLLNVNTADVDKVFDDLFEEATRTDNQ